TATAAACTGTTTATGAGGTTTAAAAGATCATGGACACGATGAAGTTGACCAATTACTACGCTTTTAGAGCAGCAAAatagtttgtttgtttgtttgctcCAAATGGCcgtgtttttctctctctaggtgAAGTTGAGGATGAAATTAGCACGGTTGAGTCGCTGCAATTTGATTTCGGTACTATCAGAGCGGCAACGGATGACTTCTCTAATACCAAGAAGCTTGGACAAGGAGGTTTTGGTGCTGTTTACAGGGTAATAATTGACAAAGCACACCCTCTACTCtcttgttttcaaaatttaagcAACACAAGAATCATAGATGACATCAATTGATCCTCTTCGAAATGCTTCAATGTGCCAATCGATACTCACGAGGACCTACTTTGATGAAATTCCAGGGTCGGCTCTCCAACGGACAGGAAATCGCAGTGAAACGGCTGTCACAGAATTCTGGTCAAGGAGAAACAGAATTCAAGAATGAGGTCATGTTACTAGCTAGGCTACAACATAGGAACTTGGTCAGGCTCCTTGGTTTCTGTCTGGAAGGAGTTGAACGGCTTCTCATTTATGAGTTTGTGCCCAATTCAAGCCTCGATCAGTTCATATTCGGTATGTTTCTCTGCTTGTCATGCCTGATTTCAGATCCTCATGAAAGGATTAAGGGACGTCTTGTAGAATGTGATTTTATCAAAATGCATAGATTCCCTGAAGCGTGCGAATCTCGACTGGAATACGCGTCACAAGATAATAATGGGTGTTGCTCGAGGGCTGCTCTACCTACACGAAGGCTCTCGGCTTCGTATCATCCATCGAGACCTCAAAGCCGGCAACATTTTGTTGGACTCAGATATGAATCCTAAAATATCGGATTTCGGTATGGCGAGGCTGTTTGAGCTGGACCAAAGTCAGGCCGAGACAAACCGGATCGTGGGGACCTAGTAAGTGCTACAACATCCTGGAGTGCTTACAGATAGAACAAAGGCAAACTATAAAGCTAATATGGTGGACTTACTGTGATGCACAGCGGATATATGCCGCCGGAGTATGCAATGCGTGGAAACTTCTCGGTCAAGTCCGATGTCTTCAGTTTTGGAGTGCTGGTTTTAGAGATTGTGAGTGGTCAGAGGAACAATCTTTTCCGCGTGGGTGATGACACGGAGGTCCTTATAGGCTATGTGAGTATAAGAACATACCTTCTCATTTTGCATAACGTTTCGGAGCCCAATCAGTTCAATGTTTGTCTAATGTTTGCAGGTTTGGAAGAGTTGGAGGGATGGAACAATATCAAACATCATTGATTCCTCTTTAACTTCTGGTTCAAGTACCGAAATCGCAAGGTGCATCCAAATTGGTCTACTATGTGTCCAAGAAAACATGGCTAACCGGCCAACGATGACCTCGGTCCTTCTGATGCTTAACAGCCACTCGTTCAGTCTCCAAGTGCCGTCGCAACCCGCATTCTTCATCCACGGGGGTGCTGAATTGGATATGCCATCCACACAAGATAACAGTTCGAGGGTACATGGGGTCTCAAAAAACGAGGTCTCTATGACCGAGCTATATCCTCGGTAGCCTTGAAAAAACGGGAGATCAGCATGCGCTGCGCACTACTTTTCGTGTTATGTCATGGTTTTCAGATCATCAAGAAGACATCCTCATGATTTTATTCTTCCTCTAGATTATTGGGGAGTTATATGGCTTCATTGGCTTGGGATTTAATCCATACTCGGACTGTTGGAAGTGAAGGATATTCTCAAAAGGTCATGCCTTACTCTAATTGTGTAAAGACATGAACAGCTGGAACAGCTTGCTCTTACAAAATTCAATAGTTCTGATGGAATTTTTGAATTATACGTGGTTTTGTCTCGACGGTAGTTTGCAAATTcaacaaatttttgttctaaTTTTTGCGATTTTTATTCGATGAGGGAATTAAGAAGATAACGTAGCATTATTGAACCATCCCTGTCGGTTCTCCGATTGTATCCGATTGTAATCACATCTCTTTCCTCGTAATTTCCGTATGAAATGtcgaaatataagaaaaatcaaataaaaaattgcaataaacAACCGAGATTTGCTCTAGCATGTTCCGATAACCGTCACATCTTTGAAGATTTGATATAGATCCTCAAAAATTTATAGTCCCCAAGATTTGACTGGAAGCGATTGGATTTAATTGGAACTTAAATAATTTGATTCACAAGTAATTTCAAGTCTAGACTTTATGTAATATAATTTGAGGTTATGGCGCTGATTGGATTTAACTCAGAGATTTTCCTTCTCGTGATCTAACGCAAGATTGATTTAACCGTGTTTTCATTACCGTCCCCAACTAAATTTTGAAGAACACTTGGCCTTTCTAAGATGAGAAATATTTTGGGTTCTAAGAAAAACATAGGCTGTATCCGCTAGTCTACATATGGATAGATGCATGCATGTGTACATGCATACAATCTCATGGACACTATTTTGGGTTCTAACAAATATTTGTAATATAATAGTCATCACTGAACCGACTTCCGAAAGTAGCTTGTCACGAGCATGTTTCAAGTAGCTAGTACGTCGCAACCTAGATACTCTCCATTGCATGCTGCATGGCCGTAACGGTCATACTGAAGTTATGGTCATGGTTGTAGTAGTTATCATAACGAAGTGAAGAATTCAGAAAGGAACTGTAATTTGttttgatcattttgaatgagaaaaCCTTCAATCAACAAGGactttcactcactctctttTGACAAGGCTGATTTACCCGTCCATTGATGCTTGTACGAGAATCGCTCGAAGTTGCCTTCATCGTGCTTGACAAGGGTCTAGGTACTCTCGCAATCAGTATTACTGGACCAATATGAGAGGTCCTCATGAGGACCGTAATGTGAGGCTTGTGCGAGTCATGGCTTTAAAAGAAATGGTATCATCGGTTGCTCCagatttacaaataaaaaaacttgcaaaatgAGATAAAATAATCTTGCTCACACTTCTTCGAGCAATGTTCATAAAAATTCGAGATCCTGCATTAACTCAGTGCTCTaatttgaagagattttgtgaGGG
This sequence is a window from Rhodamnia argentea isolate NSW1041297 chromosome 3, ASM2092103v1, whole genome shotgun sequence. Protein-coding genes within it:
- the LOC115729144 gene encoding LOW QUALITY PROTEIN: cysteine-rich receptor-like protein kinase 44 (The sequence of the model RefSeq protein was modified relative to this genomic sequence to represent the inferred CDS: deleted 1 base in 1 codon), whose protein sequence is MEELDRGAGSEGFDGDVRSQVRNRETVLPNFQTMFALLQCSPDLSPLDCQSCLWECINDYQRCCHGKQGGGVNKPSCIFRWDLYPFFESDPGNPPSSPPPPAPVAKANPPAPPPAHAQVTNGGKSNWTRTVIIAVTTSVSGLLVTGVVVLLMVRRKKKQQARQRVEGEVEDEISTVESLQFDFGTIRAATDDFSNTKKLGQGGFGAVYRGRLSNGQEIAVKRLSQNSGQGETEFKNEVMLLARLQHRNLVRLLGFCLEGVERLLIYEFVPNSSLDQFIFDSLKRANLDWNTRHKIIMGVARGLLYLHEGSRLRIIHRDLKAGNILLDSDMNPKISDFGMARLFELDQSQAETNRIVGTYGYMPPEYAMRGNFSVKSDVFSFGVLVLEIVSGQRNNLFRVGDDTEVLIGYVWKSWRDGTISNIIDSSLTSGSSTEIARCIQIGLLCVQENMANRPTMTSVLLMLNSHSFSLQVPSQPAFFIHGGAELDMPSTQDNSSRVHGVSKNEVSMTELYPR